A stretch of DNA from Erwinia aphidicola:
CCGAAGAGCTGGGCATATCCCGCACCCAGTTCGATCAGTTTCTGCGCATGATGGAGAGCGGCCAGCAGTTTGGCGGCGGCTATCAGGGCGGCGGTGGCTCTTCGCAGGGCGGCTTTGCCGGTGCACGGCGTGGTCCCACGCTGGAGGACGCCTGCAGCGTGCTTGGGGTAAAAAGCAGCGACGATGGCACTACCATCAAGCGCGCCTATCGCAAGCTGATGAGCGAGCATCACCCGGATAAGCTGGTGGCGAAAGGGTTACCGCCGCAGATGATGGAGATGGCGAAGCAGAAAGCGCAGGAGATTCAGTCAGCGTATGACCTGATCAAGCGCGAGAAGGGATTTAAATAAGGCTGAAAAAAGGGCGGACCGAAAAATAACGTCCGCCCCTACCGTAGGGGCCGATCATCTGTTCCGATCGGCCCGTATCACTGGGTCAATAAATTAAAACTCCGCCGGCTGCCGGAACGTCATTGGCGTGCCGTACTGCGGGTGGCTGATGCTCAGGCTTTCGGCATGCAGCTGCAGCCGGGGTGCCATCGCTTTCGCCGCGTCGTGCGCGTAAAAGTTATCGCCGAGGATCGGGTGGCCGAGCGCCAGCATATGCACGCGCAGCTGGTGGGAACGCCCGGTAATTGGCTTCAGCTGTACGCGCGCGCTGTTATCACTGGCGTAGTCCAGCACCTGATACTCCGTCTGCGCCGACTTACCCGTATCAAAACAGACCTTCTGCTTTGGCCGGTTCGGCCAGTCACAGATCAGCGGTAAATCGACCAGCCCTTTCTCCGGCTGCGGATGGCCCCAGACGCGCGCCACGTAAGTTTTCTGCGGCTCGCGCTCGCGGAACTGCCGTTTCAGCTCGCGCTCGGCGGCTTTGGTTAGCGCCACCACCATCACGCCGCTGGTGGCCATATCCAGCCGGTGCACCGACTCCGCCGCCGGGTAATCACGCTGGACGCGGGTCATGATGCTGTCCTTGTGATCGTCCAGGCGGCCGGGAACCGACAGCAGCCCGCTGGGTTTATTGACCACCATGATGTGCTCATCCTGATACAGGATATGCAGCCACGGCTCCAGCGGCGGATTGTAGGGTGCCATCATCATTTACTGGTGCGTCACAACAATCAGACGCAGCGCATCAAGACGCCAGCCTGCTTCATCAAGATTGGCCAGCACCTGCTCGCGGTTGCTTTCCAGCGCGTCAATCTCATCCTGACGGATGTTAGGATTGACCGCGCTCAGCGCCTGCAGGCGTGACAGCTCGGCGCTCAGCTTTTCATTAGCTTCCACGCGTGCTGCATCAATCACTTTACGCGCTTCCAGCGCGGCCGGCTCTTCTGACAGCTTAATGATCTCATGTACGTCCTGTTGCACCGCATTGACCAGCTTGCTGCCGGTGTGGCGGTTAACCGCATTCAGCTGGCGG
This window harbors:
- the rluA gene encoding bifunctional tRNA pseudouridine(32) synthase/23S rRNA pseudouridine(746) synthase RluA yields the protein MAPYNPPLEPWLHILYQDEHIMVVNKPSGLLSVPGRLDDHKDSIMTRVQRDYPAAESVHRLDMATSGVMVVALTKAAERELKRQFREREPQKTYVARVWGHPQPEKGLVDLPLICDWPNRPKQKVCFDTGKSAQTEYQVLDYASDNSARVQLKPITGRSHQLRVHMLALGHPILGDNFYAHDAAKAMAPRLQLHAESLSISHPQYGTPMTFRQPAEF